In one Mastacembelus armatus chromosome 19, fMasArm1.2, whole genome shotgun sequence genomic region, the following are encoded:
- the wdr90 gene encoding WD repeat-containing protein 90 isoform X3 — MFKEFKSTATWLQFPFLCGAAKDSVYESTAKSARHGLVGPAPTSVRWTCLMLNLQYTLSVYLSHCYNHLKSIKLCSNMAVKNLFTSDLLLDPGVSFSEAKLMGLASSQGTGAMPREMSFPVPKGSSWHDLYDYIKFPSEGTKLPFDSIQKDSPKAETRCVSNLRSPMREKPHCVNLRKPVKDRVSLIQQMTTPRLLPMNQTPVVADIPELGVVSVHQKDDSVCHKGDQQQQESVCSSLRQLTSRTSCATDDDGVHVFLHSEDTSSKHGADSEEEYVCTPVPHPVHLSSSKKATKLLPDPILRLNRIIGFGGATTKYALWTKSGDAVVYPCHAIIVSMNISSNKQRFFIGHTDKVSALAFNGNTTMLASAQTGKHSVVRVWNYNKGNCLAMFKIHAHSLSSLSFSYVGGILCGVGKDRHNKTMVVVWNTLNVSKGGEVTVLAKAHTDVDVQTMKVAFFDDTRMVSCGRDNIRLWRVRNGTLRSCPVNLGEYHSVDFTDVAFEEGNTFSQHLEDRTLFASSRSGHIFEIDYSRVVIRNVRRLLPAQQQHAERREKWTFNSGPGIAINSISVSSSFCATGSEDGYLRLWPLDFSAVFLEAEHEGPVSLVSVSLDSLQVLAATSTGNLGFLDVRSRGYNTLMRSHTDTVLGFSVDCIRHLTTASADGTVRIWNMDSLHQLYDFVSEDSPCSVAFHPIEQIFSCGFSSGIVRVFDISSAKLLAEHKEHRGEVVGLTFSPDGQFMYSADSQGSLALYDSSEEDHNVIRVACNVAAQGTDRAPDALTVSNDSRCLAFVGPSEYIVTIADARSLDELLHVDVSILDVESPYLDSALKVCFSPSSTEHLLVATSTNKILWVSTKTGRLLREVSKVHRHQCSSLTVSEDSRFLLTAGNNAVKVWDYNMQLDINSQMFIGHSQPIRQVSFTPDQLTVVSVGDAIFIWDFLAHPLDSLTESRSPFRVSHISAPKTAHADAEVSRVQVSNGMPRQTAPLPFSPPPRLNVSTIDEIDQGGFGHSSMCDDSPTMSTVPIKTTGSGSSSDLKPAVSFLKVTELSTSHLNTTHMDTVDVRRNKSVRPDCYRHFIPRFNTSTLGQAAAAPQPGNEGIKLKTVIGYNGNGRGNMVWSPDQGLFAYSCGSVVVVEYLHTGRQKHLKGHSEEISSLAVTNDARTVASASAGSNGSRSLICIWDVQNVTCRNTISYHSGTVQSLAFSRDDRFFLSVGDFSEPEVALWSSETFLMLYSMRASGPIHDAAFSPSAASQLACVGSQGVYFYLIHTHGHDVDVKVQNVKAPAELGDVELTALCYYMESFLFTATNQGHVCVWDINTQHCFMTWEADAGEIGVLLCRGNRLLTGSNTLWLRLWEVEAVQGVKPQEKVSNVGDSGTTVVLEKEIMLDGATVSAAFDNTMDMGIIGTTAGTLWYINWSDNSSIRLVSGHKVKVNNVVFSSDESHFATCSEDGSVRVWSSSSNELVVQFQVLNQACGCVCWSPSSIKDNAYVAAGYSDGTLRIFQLASSEMEMKLDPHHVAVTAIQYSANGHVILSAGKNGLIAVSSPVNGATIRVIRDHKGAVITSIQCVNEQCKNFGLEGNEMWLAASADRRVSVWAADWLKDKCDLLDWLTFPAPAYTGDDSPPPSLAVFCPSNPDLVIYTGYGVEKELIFHSLTKKQVIKKIALPHWVTCFSFSAKNQLIAVGSKERVLKLIKSSNGMFQDFLYHSDALQTCHFSPSGTRLFTVAYNEILLWEVQGL, encoded by the exons ATGTTTAAAGAGTTCAAGTCCACAGCTACATGGCTTCAGTTTCCTTTCCTCTGCGGAGCTGCAAAAGATTCAGTCTATGAAAGCACGGCCAAATCTGCAAGACATG GTTTGGTGGGTCCAGCTCCCACTTCAGTGCGTTGGACCTGTCTGATGCTGAATCTGCAGTACACACTTTCTGTCTACCTCAGCCACTGCTATAATCACCTGAAGAGCATCAAGCTTTGCTCCAACATGGCAGTGAAAAACCTGTTTACCAGTGACCTGCTGTTAGATCCAG GAGTTTCCTTCAGTGAAGCCAAGCTGATGGGTCTGGCCTCTTCTCAGGGAACAGGCGCGATGCCCAGAGAAATGTCATTCCCTGTGCCTAAGGGAAGTTCCTGGCACGACCTCTATGATTACATCAA GTTTCCCTCAGAAGGAACAAAGTTACCCTTTGACTCCATTCAAAAAGACAGTCCCAAGGCTGAGACGA GATGTGTTTCCAACCTAAGAAGCCCCATGAGAGAGAAGCCTCACTGTGTTAACCTCAGAAAACCGGTTAAGGATCGCGTGTCTCTCATCCAGCAAATGACCACCCCAAGATTA CTCCCGATGAATCAAACCCCTGTGGTTGCTGACATACCTGAGCTTGGTGTGGTCTCTGTTCATCAGAAGGATGACAGTGTTTGCCATAAGGgtgatcagcagcagcaggagtcAGTGTGCTCCAGTTTACGCCAGCTCACATCCAGGACATCCTGTGCTACCGATGATGATGGAGTTCATGTGTTTCTGCATTCTGAAGACACTTCCAGCAAACATGGGGCAGACAGTGAAGAAGAG TATGTCTGCACTCCCGTTCCACATCCTGTCCATCTGTCATCATCCAAGAAAGCCACG AAGCTGCTTCCAGACCCGATTCTCAGGCTTAATCGAATCATCGGCTTCGGAGGAGCCACTACTAAATAC GCCCTGTGGACCAAATCGGGTGATGCAGTGGTATATCCATGTCATGCTATTATCGTCTCTATGAATATATCCTCTAATAAACAGAGATTCTTCATCGGCCATACTGATAAG GTGTCTGCACTCGCTTTTAATGGCAACACAACAATGCTGGCCTCAGCACAAACTGGCAAGCACAGTGTAGTACGAGTATGGAACTACAACAAAGGAAACTGCCTGGCCATGTTTAAGATTCATGCTCATTCATTATCCTCTCTTAG CTTCTCATATGTCGGAGGGATTCTCTGTGGAGTGGGTAAGGATAgacacaataaaaca ATGGTGGTGGTGTGGAACACTCTGAATGTTAGTAAAGGTGGAGAAGTGACAGTCTTAGCCAAAGCACATACAGACGTGGATGTTCAGACCATGAAAGTTGCCTTCTTTGATGATACAAG GATGGTGTCATGTGGTCGAGACAATATTCGTCTGTGGCGAGTGCGGAATGGGACGTTGCGCTCTTGTCCAGTAAACCTTGGGGAATACCACTCAGTGGATTTCACCGATGTGGCCTTTGAGGAGGGAAACACTTTCAGCCAGCATCTTGAAGACAGAACGCT GTTTGCCAGCAGTCGGAGTGGTCATATCTTTGAGATTGACTACAGCAGAGTTGTTATTAGAAATGTGAGGAGGCTGTTGcctgcacagcagcagcatgcagagCGCAGAGAGAAATGGACTTTTAACTCAG GTCCAGGTATTGCCATCAACAGCATCAGTGTGTCCTCGTCATTCTGTGCCACGGGCTCTGAAGATGGGTACTTGCGTCTCTGGCCCCTAGATTTTTCAGCTGTCTTCCTGGAGGCTG AGCATGAGGGGCCTGTGAGCCTGGTGTCAGTCTCATTAGACAGCCTTCAGGTGCTGGCAGCCACCTCCACTGGTAACCTGGGTTTCCTCGATGTGCGCAGCCGTGGTTACAACACACTTATGAGGTCGCATACAGACACTGTGCTTGGCTTCAGTGTAGATTGCATTCGTCATCTCACGACAGCCTCTGCTGATGGCACAGTGCGCATTTGGAATATGGATTCTTTGCATCAG TTGTATGATTTTGTGTCCGAGGACAGCCCCTGCTCAGTGGCCTTCCATCCCATCGAGCAGATCTTCTCTTGTGGcttcagttctggcatcgtCAGAGTGTTTGATATCTCCAGTGCCAAGCTGCTGGCTGAACACAA GGAACACAGAGGTGAGGTGGTGGGACTTACCTTCTCTCCAGATGGGCAGTTCATGTACAGTGCCGACTCTCAGGGCTCTCTGGCACTTTACGATTCCTCTGAGGAAGATCACAATGTGATCCGAGTAGcat GTAATGTGGCAGCCCAAGGCACTGACCGTGCTCCAGATGCTCTCACAGTGAGCAATGACAGCCGCTGCTTGGCTTTTGTCGGTCCCTCGGAGTACATTGTCACCATTGCTGACGCACGGTCTCTGGATGAG TTGCTTCATGTAGATGTGAGTATTTTGGACGTAGAGAGCCCCTACCTGGATTCTGCTCTGAAAGTctgcttctctccctcctccactgAGCACTTGTTGGTTGCCACGTCAACTAACAAAATCCTCTGGGTTAGCACCAAGACAGGCCGTCTGCTTCGAGAG GTTTCTAAGGTGCACAGACACCAGTGCTCATCCTTGACTGTGAGTGAGGACAGTCGATTCCTGCTAACAGCTGGAAACAATGCAGTGAAAGTGTGGGATTATAACATGCAGCTTGATATTAACTCACAG ATGTTCATCGGCCACAGTCAGCCCATCCGCCAGGTGAGCTTCACCCCTGACCAACTCACAGTTGTCTCAGTGGGAGACGCCATATTTATCTGGGACTTCCTGGCACATCCTCTTGACTCTTTGACTGAAAGCCG TTCACCTTTCAGAGTAAGTCACATCTCAGCTCCTAAAACAG CTCACGCAGATGCTGAAGTGAGTAGAGTTCAAGTGTCCAATGGGATGCCTCGACAGACAGCGcccctccccttctctcctcctccacgaCTGAACGTCAGCACCATCGACGAAATTGACCAAGGTG gtTTTGGCCACTCATCTATGTGTGATGACTCCCCAACCATGTCAACTGTTCCAATCAAAACCACAGGTTCAGGTTCTTCATCTGACCTCAAACCTGCTGTCTCCTTTCTCAAAGTCACAGAGCTGAGCACATCTCACCTTAATACCACTCACATGGACACTG tTGATGTGAGGAGGAATAAGTCAGTGCGACCAGATTGTTACAGGCATTTTATCCCACGTTTCAATACCTCCACTCTTGGTCAG GCTGCTGCGGCTCCCCAGCCAGGAAATGAGggcataaaactgaaaacagtgattGGCTACAATGGAAATGGCCGTGGCAACATGGTCTGGAGCCCTGACCAAG GTTTATTTGCATACTCATGTGGCAGTGTTGTGGTGGTGGAGTACCTTCATACAGGAAGGCAGAAACACTTGAAGGGCCACAGCGAGGAGATTTCCAGTCTTGCAGTCACAAATGACGCACGG ACAGTGGCATCAGCTTCTGCTGGCAGTAATGGTAGCAGAAGCCTCATCTGCATTTGGGATGTGCAGAATGTAACTTGTCGTAACACCATCTCCTACCACAGCGGGACAGTGCAGAGTCTCGCTTTTTCCAGAGATGATcgcttcttcctctctgtgg GAGACTTCTCTGAACCAGAGGTGGCTCTGTGGAGCAGCGAGACATTCCTGATGCTGTACAGCATGAGAGCGTCAGGGCCGATCCATGACGCAGCCTTCAGCCCCTCAGCAGCTAGCCAGTTGGCCTGTGTGGGCAGCCAAGGGGTTTACTTCTACCTCATCCACACCCATGGCCATGATGTAGACGTCAAG GTTCAGAATGTGAAAGCACCAGCAGAATTGGGTGACGTGGAGCTAACGGCTCTGTGCTACTACATGGAGTCTTTTCTGTTCACCGCCACCAATCAAGGGCATGTTTGTGTCTGGGACATTAACACACAGCACTGCTTTATGACCTGGGAAGCTGATGCGGGAGAGATTG GAGTGCTGCTGTGTCGAGGGAACCGTCTGTTAACAGGCAGCAACACCCTCTGGTTGCGACTGTGGGAGGTAGAAGCCGTACAGGGTGTGAAGCCTCAGGAAAAAGTCTCCAATGTGGGAGACAG TGGGACCACAGTGGTGTTAGAGAAAGAGATAATGCTGGATGGTGCGACGGTCAGTGCAGCATTTGATAACACAATGGACATGGGCATCATTGGCACCACAGCAGGAACCCTCTGGTACATCAACTGGTCAGACAATAGCAGCATCCGGTTGGTCAGTGGACACAAAGTCAAG GTGAACAATGTGGTGTTCAGCTCTGATGAGAGCCATTTTGCTACCTGCAGTGAGGACGGTAGTGTGAGGGTGTGGTCGTCCTCCAGCAATGAACTGGTGGTGCAGTTCCAGGTCCTCAATCAG GCCTGTGGCTGTGTATGCTGGAGCCCTTCTTCCATTAAGGACAATGCATATGTGGCTGCAGGATATAGCGATGGGACCTTGAGAATCTTTCAGCTTGCGTCCTCAGAGATGGAGATGAAGCTGGATCCCCACCATGTGGCTGTCACTGCCATCCAGTACTCTGCTAATG GTCATGTGATTCTGTCAGCGGGGAAAAATGGTCTAATAGCTGTCAGCAGCCCAGTGAATGGAGCGACTATCCGTGTCATCAGGGACCACAAAGGAGCAGTGATTACCAGCATCCAATGTGTGAATGAACAG TGTAAGAATTTCGGACTAGAAGGAAATGAGATGTGGTTGGCTGCCAGTGCTGACAGACGTGTCAGTGTGTGGGCTGCCGATTGGTTGAAGGACAAGTGTGATCTACTGGACTGGCTGACATTTCCTGCTCCAGCCTATACTGGG GATGACAGCCCACCACCTAGCCTGGCTGTCTTCTGCCCATCTAACCCTGATTTGGTGATCTACACTGGCTACGGAGTAGAGAAAGAGTTGATCTTTCACAGCCTGACTAAAAAACAG GTAATAAAAAAGATTGCCCTGCCCCACTGGGTTACATGCTTCAGCTTTTCTGCTAAGAATCAACTCATAGCTGTGGGATCGAAAG AACGAGTACTGAAGTTGATCAAGTCAAGCAACGGCATGTTTCAGGACTTCCTGTATCACAGTGACGCACTACAGACGTGTCACTTCTCTCCCTCTGGAACACGTCTCTTCACTGTGGCTTATAATGAGATCCTGCTGTGGGAGGTGCAGGGCCTCTAA
- the wdr90 gene encoding WD repeat-containing protein 90 isoform X1, translating to MVEFEQVAARLSRFRLSMASKGWQHPYVNIFKHVRVAEWKRSAKQGDVSTYTDKTLKCLVFRIKGPVPANSYILIPKNSNQSLGLTGCYFYLLFRPTPGKYFVVHLDVATERGQVVRISFSNMFKEFKSTATWLQFPFLCGAAKDSVYESTAKSARHGLVGPAPTSVRWTCLMLNLQYTLSVYLSHCYNHLKSIKLCSNMAVKNLFTSDLLLDPGVSFSEAKLMGLASSQGTGAMPREMSFPVPKGSSWHDLYDYIKFPSEGTKLPFDSIQKDSPKAETRCVSNLRSPMREKPHCVNLRKPVKDRVSLIQQMTTPRLLPMNQTPVVADIPELGVVSVHQKDDSVCHKGDQQQQESVCSSLRQLTSRTSCATDDDGVHVFLHSEDTSSKHGADSEEEYVCTPVPHPVHLSSSKKATKLLPDPILRLNRIIGFGGATTKYALWTKSGDAVVYPCHAIIVSMNISSNKQRFFIGHTDKVSALAFNGNTTMLASAQTGKHSVVRVWNYNKGNCLAMFKIHAHSLSSLSFSYVGGILCGVGKDRHNKTMVVVWNTLNVSKGGEVTVLAKAHTDVDVQTMKVAFFDDTRMVSCGRDNIRLWRVRNGTLRSCPVNLGEYHSVDFTDVAFEEGNTFSQHLEDRTLFASSRSGHIFEIDYSRVVIRNVRRLLPAQQQHAERREKWTFNSGPGIAINSISVSSSFCATGSEDGYLRLWPLDFSAVFLEAEHEGPVSLVSVSLDSLQVLAATSTGNLGFLDVRSRGYNTLMRSHTDTVLGFSVDCIRHLTTASADGTVRIWNMDSLHQLYDFVSEDSPCSVAFHPIEQIFSCGFSSGIVRVFDISSAKLLAEHKEHRGEVVGLTFSPDGQFMYSADSQGSLALYDSSEEDHNVIRVACNVAAQGTDRAPDALTVSNDSRCLAFVGPSEYIVTIADARSLDELLHVDVSILDVESPYLDSALKVCFSPSSTEHLLVATSTNKILWVSTKTGRLLREVSKVHRHQCSSLTVSEDSRFLLTAGNNAVKVWDYNMQLDINSQMFIGHSQPIRQVSFTPDQLTVVSVGDAIFIWDFLAHPLDSLTESRSPFRVSHISAPKTAHADAEVSRVQVSNGMPRQTAPLPFSPPPRLNVSTIDEIDQGGFGHSSMCDDSPTMSTVPIKTTGSGSSSDLKPAVSFLKVTELSTSHLNTTHMDTVDVRRNKSVRPDCYRHFIPRFNTSTLGQAAAAPQPGNEGIKLKTVIGYNGNGRGNMVWSPDQGLFAYSCGSVVVVEYLHTGRQKHLKGHSEEISSLAVTNDARTVASASAGSNGSRSLICIWDVQNVTCRNTISYHSGTVQSLAFSRDDRFFLSVGDFSEPEVALWSSETFLMLYSMRASGPIHDAAFSPSAASQLACVGSQGVYFYLIHTHGHDVDVKVQNVKAPAELGDVELTALCYYMESFLFTATNQGHVCVWDINTQHCFMTWEADAGEIGVLLCRGNRLLTGSNTLWLRLWEVEAVQGVKPQEKVSNVGDSGTTVVLEKEIMLDGATVSAAFDNTMDMGIIGTTAGTLWYINWSDNSSIRLVSGHKVKVNNVVFSSDESHFATCSEDGSVRVWSSSSNELVVQFQVLNQACGCVCWSPSSIKDNAYVAAGYSDGTLRIFQLASSEMEMKLDPHHVAVTAIQYSANGHVILSAGKNGLIAVSSPVNGATIRVIRDHKGAVITSIQCVNEQCKNFGLEGNEMWLAASADRRVSVWAADWLKDKCDLLDWLTFPAPAYTGDDSPPPSLAVFCPSNPDLVIYTGYGVEKELIFHSLTKKQVIKKIALPHWVTCFSFSAKNQLIAVGSKERVLKLIKSSNGMFQDFLYHSDALQTCHFSPSGTRLFTVAYNEILLWEVQGL from the exons ATGGTCGAGTTTGAACAAGTTGCAGCAAGACTTTCTCGTTTTCGATTGTCAATGGCTTCAAAAG GTTGGCAGCATCCTTATGTTAACATATTCAAACATGTCAGAGTGGCAGAGTGGAAAAGGTCTGCAAAACAGGGCGATGTGTCAACATACACG GACAAGACACTGAAGTGTTTAGTGTTCCGCATCAAGGGTCCTGTTCCTGCCAACAGCTACATCCTGATACCCAAAAACAGTAACCAGTCTCTGGGGCTGACAGGATGCTACTTCTACCTCCTCTTCAGGCCCACCCCTGGCAAATACTTTGTGGTCCACCTAGATGTTGCTACCGAG AGGGGCCAGGTGGTTCGTATCTCCTTTTCCAACATGTTTAAAGAGTTCAAGTCCACAGCTACATGGCTTCAGTTTCCTTTCCTCTGCGGAGCTGCAAAAGATTCAGTCTATGAAAGCACGGCCAAATCTGCAAGACATG GTTTGGTGGGTCCAGCTCCCACTTCAGTGCGTTGGACCTGTCTGATGCTGAATCTGCAGTACACACTTTCTGTCTACCTCAGCCACTGCTATAATCACCTGAAGAGCATCAAGCTTTGCTCCAACATGGCAGTGAAAAACCTGTTTACCAGTGACCTGCTGTTAGATCCAG GAGTTTCCTTCAGTGAAGCCAAGCTGATGGGTCTGGCCTCTTCTCAGGGAACAGGCGCGATGCCCAGAGAAATGTCATTCCCTGTGCCTAAGGGAAGTTCCTGGCACGACCTCTATGATTACATCAA GTTTCCCTCAGAAGGAACAAAGTTACCCTTTGACTCCATTCAAAAAGACAGTCCCAAGGCTGAGACGA GATGTGTTTCCAACCTAAGAAGCCCCATGAGAGAGAAGCCTCACTGTGTTAACCTCAGAAAACCGGTTAAGGATCGCGTGTCTCTCATCCAGCAAATGACCACCCCAAGATTA CTCCCGATGAATCAAACCCCTGTGGTTGCTGACATACCTGAGCTTGGTGTGGTCTCTGTTCATCAGAAGGATGACAGTGTTTGCCATAAGGgtgatcagcagcagcaggagtcAGTGTGCTCCAGTTTACGCCAGCTCACATCCAGGACATCCTGTGCTACCGATGATGATGGAGTTCATGTGTTTCTGCATTCTGAAGACACTTCCAGCAAACATGGGGCAGACAGTGAAGAAGAG TATGTCTGCACTCCCGTTCCACATCCTGTCCATCTGTCATCATCCAAGAAAGCCACG AAGCTGCTTCCAGACCCGATTCTCAGGCTTAATCGAATCATCGGCTTCGGAGGAGCCACTACTAAATAC GCCCTGTGGACCAAATCGGGTGATGCAGTGGTATATCCATGTCATGCTATTATCGTCTCTATGAATATATCCTCTAATAAACAGAGATTCTTCATCGGCCATACTGATAAG GTGTCTGCACTCGCTTTTAATGGCAACACAACAATGCTGGCCTCAGCACAAACTGGCAAGCACAGTGTAGTACGAGTATGGAACTACAACAAAGGAAACTGCCTGGCCATGTTTAAGATTCATGCTCATTCATTATCCTCTCTTAG CTTCTCATATGTCGGAGGGATTCTCTGTGGAGTGGGTAAGGATAgacacaataaaaca ATGGTGGTGGTGTGGAACACTCTGAATGTTAGTAAAGGTGGAGAAGTGACAGTCTTAGCCAAAGCACATACAGACGTGGATGTTCAGACCATGAAAGTTGCCTTCTTTGATGATACAAG GATGGTGTCATGTGGTCGAGACAATATTCGTCTGTGGCGAGTGCGGAATGGGACGTTGCGCTCTTGTCCAGTAAACCTTGGGGAATACCACTCAGTGGATTTCACCGATGTGGCCTTTGAGGAGGGAAACACTTTCAGCCAGCATCTTGAAGACAGAACGCT GTTTGCCAGCAGTCGGAGTGGTCATATCTTTGAGATTGACTACAGCAGAGTTGTTATTAGAAATGTGAGGAGGCTGTTGcctgcacagcagcagcatgcagagCGCAGAGAGAAATGGACTTTTAACTCAG GTCCAGGTATTGCCATCAACAGCATCAGTGTGTCCTCGTCATTCTGTGCCACGGGCTCTGAAGATGGGTACTTGCGTCTCTGGCCCCTAGATTTTTCAGCTGTCTTCCTGGAGGCTG AGCATGAGGGGCCTGTGAGCCTGGTGTCAGTCTCATTAGACAGCCTTCAGGTGCTGGCAGCCACCTCCACTGGTAACCTGGGTTTCCTCGATGTGCGCAGCCGTGGTTACAACACACTTATGAGGTCGCATACAGACACTGTGCTTGGCTTCAGTGTAGATTGCATTCGTCATCTCACGACAGCCTCTGCTGATGGCACAGTGCGCATTTGGAATATGGATTCTTTGCATCAG TTGTATGATTTTGTGTCCGAGGACAGCCCCTGCTCAGTGGCCTTCCATCCCATCGAGCAGATCTTCTCTTGTGGcttcagttctggcatcgtCAGAGTGTTTGATATCTCCAGTGCCAAGCTGCTGGCTGAACACAA GGAACACAGAGGTGAGGTGGTGGGACTTACCTTCTCTCCAGATGGGCAGTTCATGTACAGTGCCGACTCTCAGGGCTCTCTGGCACTTTACGATTCCTCTGAGGAAGATCACAATGTGATCCGAGTAGcat GTAATGTGGCAGCCCAAGGCACTGACCGTGCTCCAGATGCTCTCACAGTGAGCAATGACAGCCGCTGCTTGGCTTTTGTCGGTCCCTCGGAGTACATTGTCACCATTGCTGACGCACGGTCTCTGGATGAG TTGCTTCATGTAGATGTGAGTATTTTGGACGTAGAGAGCCCCTACCTGGATTCTGCTCTGAAAGTctgcttctctccctcctccactgAGCACTTGTTGGTTGCCACGTCAACTAACAAAATCCTCTGGGTTAGCACCAAGACAGGCCGTCTGCTTCGAGAG GTTTCTAAGGTGCACAGACACCAGTGCTCATCCTTGACTGTGAGTGAGGACAGTCGATTCCTGCTAACAGCTGGAAACAATGCAGTGAAAGTGTGGGATTATAACATGCAGCTTGATATTAACTCACAG ATGTTCATCGGCCACAGTCAGCCCATCCGCCAGGTGAGCTTCACCCCTGACCAACTCACAGTTGTCTCAGTGGGAGACGCCATATTTATCTGGGACTTCCTGGCACATCCTCTTGACTCTTTGACTGAAAGCCG TTCACCTTTCAGAGTAAGTCACATCTCAGCTCCTAAAACAG CTCACGCAGATGCTGAAGTGAGTAGAGTTCAAGTGTCCAATGGGATGCCTCGACAGACAGCGcccctccccttctctcctcctccacgaCTGAACGTCAGCACCATCGACGAAATTGACCAAGGTG gtTTTGGCCACTCATCTATGTGTGATGACTCCCCAACCATGTCAACTGTTCCAATCAAAACCACAGGTTCAGGTTCTTCATCTGACCTCAAACCTGCTGTCTCCTTTCTCAAAGTCACAGAGCTGAGCACATCTCACCTTAATACCACTCACATGGACACTG tTGATGTGAGGAGGAATAAGTCAGTGCGACCAGATTGTTACAGGCATTTTATCCCACGTTTCAATACCTCCACTCTTGGTCAG GCTGCTGCGGCTCCCCAGCCAGGAAATGAGggcataaaactgaaaacagtgattGGCTACAATGGAAATGGCCGTGGCAACATGGTCTGGAGCCCTGACCAAG GTTTATTTGCATACTCATGTGGCAGTGTTGTGGTGGTGGAGTACCTTCATACAGGAAGGCAGAAACACTTGAAGGGCCACAGCGAGGAGATTTCCAGTCTTGCAGTCACAAATGACGCACGG ACAGTGGCATCAGCTTCTGCTGGCAGTAATGGTAGCAGAAGCCTCATCTGCATTTGGGATGTGCAGAATGTAACTTGTCGTAACACCATCTCCTACCACAGCGGGACAGTGCAGAGTCTCGCTTTTTCCAGAGATGATcgcttcttcctctctgtgg GAGACTTCTCTGAACCAGAGGTGGCTCTGTGGAGCAGCGAGACATTCCTGATGCTGTACAGCATGAGAGCGTCAGGGCCGATCCATGACGCAGCCTTCAGCCCCTCAGCAGCTAGCCAGTTGGCCTGTGTGGGCAGCCAAGGGGTTTACTTCTACCTCATCCACACCCATGGCCATGATGTAGACGTCAAG GTTCAGAATGTGAAAGCACCAGCAGAATTGGGTGACGTGGAGCTAACGGCTCTGTGCTACTACATGGAGTCTTTTCTGTTCACCGCCACCAATCAAGGGCATGTTTGTGTCTGGGACATTAACACACAGCACTGCTTTATGACCTGGGAAGCTGATGCGGGAGAGATTG GAGTGCTGCTGTGTCGAGGGAACCGTCTGTTAACAGGCAGCAACACCCTCTGGTTGCGACTGTGGGAGGTAGAAGCCGTACAGGGTGTGAAGCCTCAGGAAAAAGTCTCCAATGTGGGAGACAG TGGGACCACAGTGGTGTTAGAGAAAGAGATAATGCTGGATGGTGCGACGGTCAGTGCAGCATTTGATAACACAATGGACATGGGCATCATTGGCACCACAGCAGGAACCCTCTGGTACATCAACTGGTCAGACAATAGCAGCATCCGGTTGGTCAGTGGACACAAAGTCAAG GTGAACAATGTGGTGTTCAGCTCTGATGAGAGCCATTTTGCTACCTGCAGTGAGGACGGTAGTGTGAGGGTGTGGTCGTCCTCCAGCAATGAACTGGTGGTGCAGTTCCAGGTCCTCAATCAG GCCTGTGGCTGTGTATGCTGGAGCCCTTCTTCCATTAAGGACAATGCATATGTGGCTGCAGGATATAGCGATGGGACCTTGAGAATCTTTCAGCTTGCGTCCTCAGAGATGGAGATGAAGCTGGATCCCCACCATGTGGCTGTCACTGCCATCCAGTACTCTGCTAATG GTCATGTGATTCTGTCAGCGGGGAAAAATGGTCTAATAGCTGTCAGCAGCCCAGTGAATGGAGCGACTATCCGTGTCATCAGGGACCACAAAGGAGCAGTGATTACCAGCATCCAATGTGTGAATGAACAG TGTAAGAATTTCGGACTAGAAGGAAATGAGATGTGGTTGGCTGCCAGTGCTGACAGACGTGTCAGTGTGTGGGCTGCCGATTGGTTGAAGGACAAGTGTGATCTACTGGACTGGCTGACATTTCCTGCTCCAGCCTATACTGGG GATGACAGCCCACCACCTAGCCTGGCTGTCTTCTGCCCATCTAACCCTGATTTGGTGATCTACACTGGCTACGGAGTAGAGAAAGAGTTGATCTTTCACAGCCTGACTAAAAAACAG GTAATAAAAAAGATTGCCCTGCCCCACTGGGTTACATGCTTCAGCTTTTCTGCTAAGAATCAACTCATAGCTGTGGGATCGAAAG AACGAGTACTGAAGTTGATCAAGTCAAGCAACGGCATGTTTCAGGACTTCCTGTATCACAGTGACGCACTACAGACGTGTCACTTCTCTCCCTCTGGAACACGTCTCTTCACTGTGGCTTATAATGAGATCCTGCTGTGGGAGGTGCAGGGCCTCTAA